The Emcibacteraceae bacterium genome contains a region encoding:
- a CDS encoding membrane dipeptidase, which yields MKRRDFIFGAAALPVMATVPTFAQTILTNDGRSALVGKPWDPKRNALMFDAMGEIRDTFTDELIEEIIASGLRAISVTCGNPRQQNQSVEQNFQSALEEMLWFDNYIKEKSQYYLKATSSADIDRARAEGKLAIFYLTQNSEHFMHDLDNVNVFYGIGQRTCQLTYNYQNMVGSGCMEKHGSGITDFGGLLIEKLNDIGMMIDLSHSNVQTALDAIEISEKPIQISHTTCDSLYSNPRAMPDVVFKNLADKGGVAGITQMRTFMTLERYGMVELYFDHIMHAINVAGIDHVGIGSDRDHRRLVVTDDYLAEMQREQGERFDIRRVPLYFEELNSPRRMEVVWDKLLERGLSEDDAEKVTGLNF from the coding sequence ATGAAAAGACGTGATTTTATATTCGGGGCGGCCGCTCTGCCTGTAATGGCAACTGTGCCGACTTTCGCACAGACCATCCTGACAAATGACGGTCGAAGTGCGCTGGTCGGTAAACCGTGGGACCCAAAAAGAAATGCGCTAATGTTTGATGCGATGGGGGAAATACGCGATACTTTTACAGATGAACTTATTGAAGAAATTATCGCCTCTGGTCTTCGGGCTATTTCAGTAACATGCGGTAATCCGCGTCAACAAAACCAGTCAGTTGAACAAAATTTCCAATCTGCCCTGGAAGAAATGTTATGGTTCGATAACTATATCAAGGAAAAATCACAATATTACCTTAAAGCGACTTCATCGGCCGATATTGACCGCGCCCGTGCCGAAGGAAAATTGGCAATTTTTTATCTGACGCAAAATTCAGAACATTTTATGCATGATCTTGATAATGTGAATGTCTTTTACGGGATCGGGCAACGTACCTGCCAGCTTACCTATAATTATCAGAATATGGTCGGTTCCGGTTGCATGGAAAAACATGGTTCCGGAATTACTGATTTTGGCGGATTATTAATTGAGAAACTGAATGATATCGGCATGATGATTGATCTTTCCCATTCAAATGTTCAAACGGCGCTTGATGCTATTGAAATTTCTGAAAAGCCGATCCAGATTTCCCATACCACCTGTGATTCACTTTATTCAAACCCACGGGCGATGCCGGATGTGGTTTTTAAAAATCTCGCCGATAAGGGAGGTGTTGCAGGGATAACGCAAATGCGCACTTTTATGACTTTGGAACGTTATGGCATGGTTGAGCTGTATTTCGATCATATCATGCATGCGATTAATGTGGCGGGTATTGATCATGTGGGTATCGGGTCAGACCGTGATCATCGCCGCCTTGTTGTTACAGACGACTATCTTGCCGAAATGCAGCGCGAACAGGGCGAACGGTTTGATATTCGCCGCGTCCCTCTTTATTTTGAAGAGCTTAATTCACCGCGCCGAATGGAAGTGGTTTGGGATAAACTTCTTGAGCGCGGCTTATCAGAAGATGATGCGGAGAAAGTGACCGGGCTTAATTTTTAG
- a CDS encoding mechanosensitive ion channel produces MENETINNAVEEAVYQAMNQPLFIQGSITTVILIISLLILRFALVHFIRKKAKILNKDQRQWINRINNGISISIIVALILIWAPQLHTFALSLTAVAVAVVLITKELLMCLTGGFLRASSHPFGIGDWITVDGVTGEVMKITTMTTLIEQIDAKGQSYQFTGKTMQIPNSRFLTVNVENANFNKRYVYHDVPIMVQFMDVDPSVLMKQLKIITDKYYAPYSVEAAKFKDRIEIKAGVEFADIEPQFFLKTTDVGHNLFTVRIFVPTLEALKTGTLITQDFLTFVHQQRVKASKLNTQKQGK; encoded by the coding sequence TTGGAAAACGAAACAATAAATAATGCTGTCGAAGAAGCAGTTTATCAGGCTATGAACCAACCGCTTTTTATTCAAGGGAGTATAACAACCGTAATATTAATCATTTCGCTTTTGATTTTAAGATTTGCGCTTGTTCATTTCATCAGAAAGAAAGCCAAAATATTAAACAAAGACCAGCGCCAATGGATCAATCGGATTAACAATGGGATCAGTATCAGTATCATAGTGGCACTAATCTTAATTTGGGCCCCTCAGCTTCATACTTTTGCTTTGTCTTTAACGGCCGTTGCTGTTGCTGTCGTTTTGATAACCAAAGAACTACTAATGTGTTTAACCGGAGGTTTTTTAAGGGCCTCTTCGCATCCTTTTGGTATAGGGGATTGGATCACCGTGGATGGGGTGACGGGAGAAGTAATGAAGATAACAACGATGACGACTTTAATTGAACAAATTGATGCTAAAGGTCAGAGCTATCAGTTCACAGGCAAAACAATGCAAATTCCAAACAGCCGCTTTTTAACGGTGAATGTAGAAAATGCTAATTTCAATAAACGTTATGTCTATCATGATGTGCCAATTATGGTGCAGTTTATGGATGTTGACCCATCTGTTTTAATGAAACAATTAAAAATTATTACGGATAAATATTATGCTCCCTATTCTGTTGAAGCAGCCAAGTTTAAAGACCGCATTGAAATAAAAGCCGGCGTTGAATTTGCTGATATTGAGCCCCAATTTTTTCTTAAAACAACGGATGTTGGCCATAATTTATTTACGGTTAGAATTTTTGTTCCAACTCTTGAGGCTCTTAAAACTGGGACATTGATAACACAGGATTTTCTCACTTTTGTCCATCAACAAAGAGTTAAAGCATCAAAATTAAATACACAAAAACAAGGGAAGTAA
- a CDS encoding dienelactone hydrolase family protein: MQNNSKFKIPEEAFDWYDAYAHGMMDRREFMDRLATLAVGGVTMAMLTGALMPDYAQAEQVSFNDEAIKATYATFPSPDGYGEGRGYLVQPSSLAEGDKAPAVLVVHENRGLNPYVKDVARRLAKAGYLAFAPDALYTLGGYPGNDDEGRAMQSSLDRSKIEADFIAAARFLKSHALSSGKLGVVGFCFGGYISNFLAASLPNDVDAAVPYYGTPPRNDIVGNVKGPLMGQLAGLDERVNSSWAPYEEVLKANGVKYEKYVYEGVNHGFHNDSTGRYDEKAANLSWDRTLKFFAENLKS, from the coding sequence ATGCAAAATAATTCAAAATTCAAAATTCCTGAAGAAGCCTTTGACTGGTATGATGCCTATGCCCATGGCATGATGGATCGCCGCGAATTTATGGATCGGCTGGCAACTTTGGCGGTTGGGGGCGTTACAATGGCGATGCTAACAGGAGCATTAATGCCTGACTATGCTCAGGCCGAGCAGGTTTCATTTAATGATGAAGCGATCAAGGCAACTTATGCGACTTTCCCTTCACCAGATGGATATGGGGAAGGGCGAGGTTATCTGGTACAGCCAAGCAGCCTGGCAGAAGGGGACAAAGCGCCGGCTGTATTGGTGGTACATGAAAACAGAGGGCTTAATCCCTATGTTAAGGATGTTGCACGACGGCTTGCCAAGGCAGGTTATCTGGCTTTTGCCCCTGATGCCCTTTATACTCTTGGCGGATATCCGGGAAATGATGATGAAGGACGTGCTATGCAAAGCAGTCTTGACCGCTCAAAGATTGAGGCTGACTTTATCGCCGCCGCTCGATTTCTGAAATCTCATGCCCTTTCAAGCGGGAAGCTGGGAGTAGTAGGGTTCTGCTTTGGTGGTTATATCAGTAATTTTCTTGCTGCAAGCCTGCCAAATGATGTTGATGCCGCCGTTCCATATTACGGTACGCCGCCACGCAATGATATTGTCGGCAATGTTAAGGGCCCGCTTATGGGGCAGCTGGCAGGGCTTGACGAACGTGTTAACTCAAGCTGGGCACCATATGAAGAAGTGCTAAAGGCGAATGGTGTTAAATACGAGAAATATGTGTATGAAGGTGTTAATCATGGCTTCCACAATGACAGCACTGGCCGTTATGATGAGAAAGCAGCAAATCTTTCATGGGATCGCACCCTTAAATTCTTTGCAGAAAATTTAAAAAGCTAA
- a CDS encoding hemolysin family protein yields MTLLITYLLLALVVSSFCSISEAVLLSVRPSYVAALNNEGRKSAQILQKLTNNLDRPLAAILTANTIAHTVGAAGVGAQASLLFGNKYLGLTSAILTLLILVLSEIIPKTVGANYWKQLAPVFAILIEFLTKLLFPFVWMSAKLTRLISSSNGNGATFSRAEIKAMAEIGAQEGLLQPKELKIVINLLRLRKLSVRMIMTPRPVIFAMPSTMTVREFFSMHDDKPFSRIPLYDDSRDNIKGYVLKTDLLIAQAKDQFDKPLSEFRRELLLILDSRNTSDVFDLLMHEKSHLALVIDEFGTVQGLITQEDIVEALIGLEITDETDRVEDMQALAHEQWRNRMTLMGLDPDILDTENK; encoded by the coding sequence ATGACCCTCTTAATTACATATTTATTGCTGGCTTTGGTTGTTTCTAGCTTTTGTTCGATATCTGAAGCAGTTTTGTTGTCTGTCCGCCCGTCTTATGTTGCGGCATTGAACAATGAGGGTAGAAAGTCTGCTCAAATATTGCAAAAATTGACCAATAATCTGGACCGCCCTTTGGCTGCGATATTAACCGCAAATACCATTGCACATACAGTTGGCGCAGCTGGCGTTGGCGCACAAGCATCCTTGCTTTTTGGCAATAAATATTTAGGTCTCACCTCTGCAATTCTGACCCTACTAATTCTTGTATTATCAGAAATTATACCAAAGACAGTAGGGGCGAATTATTGGAAGCAGCTCGCACCCGTTTTTGCAATATTAATTGAGTTTCTAACTAAGCTTTTATTTCCCTTTGTGTGGATGTCTGCAAAGTTGACCAGGCTGATTTCCAGCTCAAATGGTAATGGCGCTACCTTCAGTCGTGCTGAGATAAAGGCTATGGCAGAAATAGGGGCCCAGGAAGGATTGCTACAGCCCAAGGAGTTGAAAATCGTTATCAACTTGTTGCGCCTTAGAAAACTATCGGTACGGATGATTATGACACCTCGCCCCGTGATTTTTGCAATGCCTTCCACAATGACGGTAAGAGAATTTTTCTCAATGCATGATGATAAACCATTTTCGCGGATACCGCTTTATGATGATTCCCGTGATAATATAAAAGGCTATGTATTAAAAACAGATCTGCTTATCGCTCAAGCCAAGGATCAGTTTGATAAACCCCTGTCAGAATTTCGACGTGAACTTTTGCTGATTTTAGATAGCCGCAATACATCCGATGTTTTCGATTTGTTGATGCATGAAAAAAGTCACCTGGCCCTGGTGATTGATGAATTTGGGACAGTTCAGGGTCTGATCACTCAGGAAGATATTGTAGAGGCATTAATCGGTCTGGAGATCACTGATGAAACGGATAGAGTTGAAGATATGCAAGCTCTTGCACATGAACAATGGCGGAACCGAATGACATTAATGGGGTTAGACCCCGACATTCTTGATACAGAAAATAAATGA
- a CDS encoding glycosyltransferase — MLKELLKFQNNEIDKSTRRNADRFYLPLLSALAIITIVLMYRQITAPIVPFDNSFFQLSLWYDIFGIMLFAFGMLLLIWQVSFALRYKAFALLPSEKLPTLTVVIPAYNEGSQVLDTVRSIMASNYPKDLLQVICVDDGSKDDTWLWINAAYNEFEGGITIIKQPYNQGKRAALMAGFDKATGDVIITIDSDSEVLPDTLANMASPFVADQRVGSVAGHVRVLNLKSGIIPKILEVSFTCAFDFIRAGQSVYGGVFCTPGALSAYRTSVLMPLLDEWSKQTFMGKPATIGEDRALTNLVLANGHRVVYQRDAVVLTKAPTNFGSLRRMLTRWARSNVRESLVMFNYVFKDFRKRGEGANWIRLFTVTQMIRMTVFEALKIALLTALVMYSINTFFAIILACVFASIMPSIVYYLRHRTTFGFRWALPYTLYWMFCLSWIPLWGMLTASNSNWLTRTMPNDKTPRTPFFPNLPTAFSKG; from the coding sequence GTGCTGAAAGAATTGCTAAAATTTCAAAATAACGAAATAGATAAATCTACGCGCCGGAATGCCGACCGTTTTTATCTCCCCTTATTATCTGCTCTGGCGATAATCACCATTGTTTTAATGTATCGGCAGATCACGGCCCCAATCGTTCCTTTTGACAATTCATTTTTCCAGCTATCGCTCTGGTATGATATTTTTGGAATAATGCTTTTTGCATTTGGTATGTTATTGCTTATATGGCAGGTCAGCTTCGCCCTAAGATATAAGGCATTTGCCCTCCTGCCTTCAGAAAAATTGCCCACACTTACAGTTGTCATTCCCGCCTATAATGAAGGATCCCAGGTCCTTGACACTGTCAGAAGCATAATGGCCAGCAATTACCCAAAAGACCTTCTGCAAGTCATCTGCGTTGATGACGGGTCCAAAGATGACACGTGGCTATGGATTAATGCCGCCTATAATGAATTTGAAGGTGGTATCACCATTATAAAACAACCTTATAACCAAGGTAAACGGGCCGCCCTGATGGCAGGGTTTGATAAAGCAACTGGTGACGTTATCATTACGATAGATTCAGATTCAGAAGTACTGCCTGACACTCTGGCAAATATGGCCAGCCCGTTTGTGGCGGACCAACGCGTGGGGTCTGTTGCCGGCCATGTTCGTGTCCTTAATCTTAAATCCGGGATAATTCCAAAAATTCTTGAGGTATCCTTCACCTGTGCATTTGATTTTATACGCGCCGGCCAAAGTGTGTATGGCGGTGTCTTCTGTACTCCAGGGGCACTTTCCGCTTACCGGACATCGGTTTTGATGCCGTTGCTTGATGAATGGTCAAAACAGACCTTTATGGGCAAACCTGCCACGATCGGTGAAGACCGTGCGCTGACAAATCTTGTCCTGGCAAATGGTCACAGGGTTGTTTATCAGCGGGACGCGGTTGTGCTTACCAAAGCACCAACCAATTTCGGGTCATTAAGACGTATGCTGACCCGCTGGGCCAGAAGCAACGTCCGTGAAAGCCTGGTCATGTTTAATTATGTCTTTAAGGATTTCAGAAAACGGGGCGAAGGTGCCAACTGGATCCGTCTGTTCACAGTAACACAAATGATCCGTATGACGGTGTTTGAAGCCCTGAAAATAGCGTTACTGACAGCACTGGTCATGTATAGCATTAATACATTCTTTGCGATTATATTGGCCTGCGTCTTTGCGTCCATCATGCCAAGCATTGTTTATTACCTCCGTCATCGCACGACATTTGGTTTCCGCTGGGCTCTGCCTTATACTTTATACTGGATGTTCTGCCTTTCATGGATACCGCTTTGGGGTATGCTGACCGCCAGCAACTCAAACTGGCTGACACGCACCATGCCCAATGACAAAACACCAAGGACACCGTTCTTTCCGAATTTACCGACCGCATTCTCGAAAGGGTAA
- a CDS encoding MarR family transcriptional regulator, with product MSKSDLLLEAFLPYQLSYLTNMISQDLALLYTEKFGIAHTEWRVMAVLGISPGISAGQVAQKTAMDKVAVSRAINNMIKIGLIKRDFSDEDKRRSELKLSKKGRKMYEKIVPLVQNYEQKLLETLNQDEQAALDLILNKLTRYVSE from the coding sequence ATGTCCAAATCCGATCTGCTGCTTGAGGCGTTTTTACCATATCAGCTTTCCTATCTTACCAATATGATCAGCCAGGACCTTGCCCTGCTTTATACCGAGAAATTTGGCATTGCGCATACAGAATGGCGGGTAATGGCTGTGCTTGGGATTTCACCCGGCATATCGGCCGGACAGGTCGCCCAAAAAACCGCGATGGACAAAGTTGCGGTCAGCCGGGCCATAAATAATATGATAAAAATCGGACTTATAAAGCGGGACTTTTCAGACGAGGATAAAAGGCGGTCAGAACTTAAATTATCTAAAAAGGGCCGAAAAATGTATGAGAAAATTGTACCGCTGGTTCAGAATTATGAGCAAAAATTACTGGAAACACTCAATCAGGATGAGCAGGCCGCCCTTGACCTGATCTTAAATAAACTGACACGTTATGTCAGTGAATGA
- a CDS encoding fumarylacetoacetate hydrolase family protein, with amino-acid sequence MKLASLKHGRDGKLVVVSKDLSKYVSAEHIAPTMQAALDNWADVEADLKALYDALQSGELSGEGFDPALCDAPLPRSYHWVDGSAYVTHVELVRKARGADLPPSFWTDPLVYMGASDAFIGPRDDVLAGSEDWGIDFEAEVAVITDDVPAGVSKKGAKKHIKLLSILNDVSLRNLIPAELAKQFGFYQSKPQTAFAPVFVTPDELGDAWDGCKLHLPLHAILNGQKVGSPNAGIDMTFDFCDLIAHAAKTRALMAGTVVGSGTVSNKGSNDGSCCLAEVRCLETIADGKPVTSFMRFGDRVEIDMFDKDGNSIFGRIDQRVVRFDVPAD; translated from the coding sequence ATGAAACTGGCATCACTCAAACACGGAAGAGACGGCAAGCTGGTCGTCGTTTCAAAAGATCTTTCAAAATATGTAAGCGCAGAACATATTGCGCCAACGATGCAGGCGGCATTGGATAACTGGGCAGATGTGGAAGCGGATCTTAAAGCGCTTTATGATGCCCTTCAGTCTGGTGAGCTCTCCGGGGAAGGGTTTGACCCTGCTTTATGTGATGCGCCGCTGCCGCGGTCATACCACTGGGTGGACGGTAGCGCTTATGTCACCCATGTTGAACTGGTCCGAAAAGCCCGTGGTGCCGACTTGCCACCAAGTTTCTGGACCGATCCGCTGGTTTATATGGGGGCGTCCGATGCGTTCATTGGCCCGCGAGATGATGTGCTTGCTGGCTCCGAAGACTGGGGTATTGATTTTGAGGCTGAAGTTGCCGTAATCACCGATGACGTTCCGGCAGGAGTCAGTAAAAAGGGCGCGAAAAAACATATCAAACTGCTCAGCATTCTGAATGATGTTTCACTTCGAAACCTTATTCCGGCTGAGCTTGCCAAGCAGTTCGGCTTTTATCAGTCAAAACCGCAGACGGCTTTTGCCCCCGTATTTGTGACCCCTGATGAACTGGGCGATGCGTGGGATGGTTGCAAACTTCATCTTCCGCTTCATGCAATCTTAAATGGTCAGAAGGTCGGCTCCCCCAATGCAGGGATTGATATGACTTTTGACTTTTGCGATCTTATTGCCCATGCTGCCAAAACACGCGCATTGATGGCCGGTACTGTTGTCGGCTCTGGCACCGTTTCCAATAAGGGATCAAATGATGGCTCCTGCTGCCTTGCAGAAGTCCGGTGCCTTGAAACTATTGCTGACGGCAAACCCGTGACCTCCTTCATGCGTTTTGGCGATCGGGTTGAAATTGATATGTTTGATAAGGATGGCAATTCAATTTTCGGCCGAATTGATCAACGGGTCGTAAGATTTGATGTTCCTGCCGACTGA
- a CDS encoding M14-type cytosolic carboxypeptidase produces the protein MKISSNFDSGNINVIDATSPGNIRLSINKDNNSHFYQWFHFRLTGAKGQLCALNIENAADAAYPLGWENYQAVASYDHETWFRVSTVYKNGVLTIQHVPETDSVYYAYFAPYSYDRHQELVSSAATHERVRLEVIGESCDGRDLDLLTIGEEGEDKKKIWIFARQHPGESMAEWLVEGVLDRLLDDDDALSRELLEKCVFYVMPNVNPDGSIRGHLRCNAKGQNLNRDWADPDPELSPEIYYLRAKMDEKGLDFSLDCHGDEALPYNFIACFEGVPELNQFNLDTAYLFGRELEKVNPDFQNEKGYEKNEPGKGNLGMSTNQIAHRFDAVAMTLEMPFKDTVESPNPETGWSPERSRKLGYSTLDALSAILERL, from the coding sequence ATGAAAATCAGCAGTAATTTTGACAGCGGCAATATCAATGTTATTGATGCGACATCCCCGGGAAATATTCGTCTGTCGATTAATAAAGATAACAATTCGCATTTTTATCAATGGTTTCATTTCAGACTGACCGGCGCCAAAGGGCAGCTTTGTGCCCTTAATATTGAAAATGCAGCGGATGCCGCCTATCCGCTTGGTTGGGAAAATTATCAGGCTGTTGCCTCCTATGATCATGAAACGTGGTTCCGGGTCAGTACCGTCTATAAAAACGGGGTCCTTACCATCCAGCATGTGCCGGAAACCGACAGCGTTTATTATGCTTATTTCGCCCCCTACAGTTATGACCGACATCAGGAACTGGTTTCCAGCGCCGCTACTCATGAGCGGGTCAGACTTGAAGTGATCGGCGAAAGTTGTGATGGTCGGGATCTTGATCTGCTGACTATTGGCGAAGAGGGTGAAGATAAGAAAAAAATATGGATTTTTGCCCGTCAGCACCCGGGAGAAAGTATGGCAGAATGGCTGGTGGAAGGGGTTCTGGACCGCCTGCTTGATGATGACGATGCTTTAAGCAGGGAACTTCTTGAGAAATGTGTGTTTTATGTGATGCCAAATGTGAACCCTGACGGCAGTATACGTGGTCATTTAAGATGTAATGCTAAAGGGCAAAATCTGAACCGGGACTGGGCCGATCCTGATCCGGAATTAAGCCCGGAAATTTATTATCTCCGGGCTAAGATGGATGAAAAAGGACTTGATTTCTCGCTGGACTGTCATGGGGATGAGGCCCTTCCCTATAATTTCATCGCCTGTTTTGAAGGGGTTCCTGAACTAAACCAGTTTAACCTTGATACCGCCTATTTGTTCGGCCGGGAACTGGAAAAGGTGAACCCGGATTTTCAGAATGAAAAGGGATATGAGAAAAATGAACCGGGTAAGGGAAATCTCGGCATGAGCACTAACCAAATTGCCCACCGCTTTGATGCTGTCGCCATGACACTGGAAATGCCATTCAAAGATACTGTCGAAAGCCCCAATCCGGAAACAGGCTGGTCACCGGAGCGCAGCAGAAAACTCGGCTATAGCACTCTTGATGCCTTATCTGCAATTTTAGAAAGGCTTTAA
- the hemN gene encoding oxygen-independent coproporphyrinogen III oxidase has product MKQQNIASRHTELARPKRLPRYTSYPTALEFGALDGQIYDKWLKSLPLCKPVSLYFHIPYCEKLCWFCGCFTTISNKYEPVRNFVDVLKQEIIRTAQKTGPLKVSHIHFGGGSPSILEAADFESLIETLREHFNIDEVDEFAIEIDPRTVDREKIFAYARAGVNRVSLGIQDFNLKTQQAVNRIQPVELIAKTMQHFKDAGITRINFDLIYGLPYQTLETIKSTIEQTMKFAPSRIALFGYAHVPHMKKHQKLVGDHLLPTQKERQEQFDLASKLLVANGYKSIGLDHFARPDDHLFVSYDQRLLKRNFQGYTEDKADTLIGFGPSAISSMPDGYAQNIPVIKTYMEKISAGQSPVVRGLLVSKEDKMFRNVISTLMCYFEVDPFKIATTHKINYDFAKELEMLNKLVAIGYMEKKQTLYRIKDQGKLYLRAIATVFDQYFDQSSDIIDRCIHESEG; this is encoded by the coding sequence ATGAAACAACAGAATATAGCTTCAAGACATACGGAACTGGCGCGGCCAAAGCGCCTGCCAAGATATACGAGCTATCCAACGGCACTTGAATTTGGTGCATTGGACGGCCAGATTTATGACAAGTGGCTGAAAAGTCTTCCTTTATGCAAGCCAGTCAGCCTTTATTTCCATATTCCTTATTGTGAAAAGCTTTGCTGGTTTTGTGGTTGCTTCACCACCATCAGCAACAAATATGAACCCGTTAGAAATTTTGTAGATGTTTTAAAGCAGGAAATTATCAGAACCGCCCAAAAAACGGGGCCGTTAAAAGTAAGCCATATTCATTTTGGTGGTGGTTCTCCTTCCATTCTTGAAGCGGCGGACTTTGAAAGCCTTATTGAAACGTTACGTGAGCATTTCAATATTGATGAAGTCGATGAATTTGCCATCGAAATTGATCCAAGGACAGTGGACCGGGAGAAAATATTTGCCTATGCGCGGGCAGGGGTAAACCGGGTCAGTCTTGGTATTCAGGATTTTAATCTAAAAACACAGCAGGCGGTCAACCGTATTCAACCGGTCGAGCTGATCGCGAAAACCATGCAGCATTTCAAAGATGCGGGTATCACCCGCATAAATTTTGATCTGATATACGGACTTCCCTATCAAACTCTTGAAACAATAAAGTCCACGATTGAGCAGACTATGAAGTTTGCCCCAAGCCGAATTGCTTTGTTTGGTTATGCCCATGTCCCCCACATGAAGAAACATCAGAAACTGGTGGGGGATCATTTGCTTCCCACCCAGAAAGAGCGTCAGGAACAGTTTGATCTGGCCAGTAAATTACTTGTTGCAAACGGCTATAAATCTATTGGTCTTGATCATTTTGCTCGGCCCGATGATCATCTGTTTGTCAGTTATGACCAGCGTTTGTTAAAACGCAATTTTCAGGGCTATACGGAAGATAAAGCTGACACACTGATCGGTTTTGGACCATCCGCCATTAGCAGTATGCCTGATGGATACGCACAAAATATTCCAGTGATCAAAACCTATATGGAAAAAATATCCGCAGGTCAATCGCCGGTCGTTCGCGGACTTTTGGTCAGTAAAGAGGATAAAATGTTCCGCAATGTGATTTCCACATTGATGTGCTATTTTGAAGTTGACCCTTTTAAAATCGCGACCACACACAAAATTAATTATGATTTTGCTAAAGAACTGGAAATGCTTAATAAGCTTGTCGCCATAGGATATATGGAGAAAAAACAGACCCTCTATCGTATAAAAGATCAGGGAAAATTATATTTAAGGGCGATAGCAACGGTCTTTGATCAGTATTTTGACCAGTCTTCGGATATTATTGACCGCTGCATTCATGAAAGTGAAGGATAA